One Thalassospira marina DNA window includes the following coding sequences:
- a CDS encoding M24 family metallopeptidase gives MPLHFERSELAQRRAATIAKLEDAGLDGLLMFRQESMFYLTGYDTFGYVFFQCLYLGTDGRVALITRAPDLRQARHTSDIEDIRIWVDGPDVNPALQLRDMLAEFGVANKKLGVEYDAYGLTAANGKKLESALDGFCTLSDASRLVSELRVVKSPAELAYIRRAGELADDAWDAALDTVHAGAFEGDVLAAMQGAIFAGGGDYPGNEFIIGAGRDALLCRYFSGRKHLAETDQITLEWAGAYRHYHAAMMRTIPVGAANARHVEMHKVACEAMDACRTALKPGEPIGNVFDAYARVCDANGMNAHRLNACGYSMGTTFAPNWMDWPMFYHANPVIAEPGMVFFLHMILMDSESGFAMCPGHSVIVTETGNDAVSRHALDLITR, from the coding sequence ATGCCCCTGCATTTTGAACGCAGCGAACTGGCACAACGCCGGGCTGCAACCATTGCCAAACTGGAAGACGCCGGCCTTGATGGCCTTTTGATGTTCCGCCAGGAAAGCATGTTTTACCTGACCGGCTATGACACGTTTGGATATGTATTTTTCCAGTGCCTGTATCTGGGCACCGATGGCCGTGTCGCCCTGATCACCCGCGCCCCTGATTTGCGTCAGGCCCGCCATACATCCGATATCGAGGATATCCGCATCTGGGTAGATGGGCCCGACGTTAACCCGGCCCTGCAATTGCGCGATATGCTGGCCGAATTTGGTGTGGCCAACAAAAAGCTGGGCGTTGAATATGATGCCTATGGCCTGACCGCCGCCAATGGCAAAAAGCTGGAATCAGCCCTGGATGGCTTTTGCACATTAAGCGATGCATCACGCCTGGTTTCCGAACTGCGCGTGGTGAAAAGCCCGGCTGAACTGGCCTATATCCGTCGTGCGGGCGAACTGGCCGACGATGCCTGGGACGCCGCCCTTGATACCGTTCATGCCGGTGCATTTGAAGGCGACGTTCTTGCTGCCATGCAGGGCGCAATTTTTGCCGGTGGCGGCGATTATCCCGGCAATGAATTTATCATCGGCGCCGGGCGTGATGCCCTGTTGTGCCGGTATTTTTCCGGCCGCAAACATCTGGCGGAAACTGACCAGATCACGCTGGAATGGGCCGGTGCCTATCGCCACTATCATGCGGCAATGATGCGCACCATCCCGGTTGGAGCCGCAAATGCCCGCCATGTTGAAATGCACAAGGTCGCCTGCGAGGCGATGGATGCCTGCCGCACCGCCCTGAAACCGGGCGAACCGATTGGCAATGTGTTTGATGCCTATGCCCGCGTTTGCGATGCAAATGGCATGAATGCGCATCGCCTTAATGCCTGTGGTTATTCCATGGGAACAACCTTTGCCCCGAACTGGATGGACTGGCCCATGTTCTATCATGCCAATCCGGTCATCGCCGAACCGGGCATGGTATTTTTCCTGCATATGATTTTGATGGACAGCGAAAGTGGCTTTGCCATGTGCCCCGGCCATTCCGTGATTGTGACGGAAACCGGCAATGACGCCGTATCGCGCCACGCGCTTGACCTGATCACGCGCTAA
- the mreD gene encoding rod shape-determining protein MreD: MKPGVWQRLDVIARSTVPAFSVFVLLLIGLLPYSIPKLADVTPALTLMAVFYWAVNRPDLMTGLAAFMLGLLQDLLTGLPLGVSSLVFLLVQSASANQGRFFHNKAFTVMWWGFAIVSGPAFLLQWLFSSALTGALLPFQPLVISYLITAGMFPLVAWVLVRIQNGLLRNL; encoded by the coding sequence GTGAAACCCGGCGTATGGCAACGCCTTGACGTCATCGCAAGATCGACGGTTCCGGCATTTAGCGTGTTTGTCCTGCTTTTGATCGGGCTTTTGCCCTATAGCATCCCCAAGCTGGCCGATGTTACCCCGGCTCTGACGCTGATGGCCGTGTTTTACTGGGCCGTTAACCGCCCCGATTTAATGACAGGCCTTGCCGCCTTCATGCTGGGGTTGTTGCAGGATCTGTTAACGGGGCTGCCGCTTGGTGTCAGTTCACTGGTTTTCCTGCTGGTCCAATCAGCCAGTGCCAATCAGGGCCGCTTCTTTCATAACAAGGCCTTCACCGTCATGTGGTGGGGTTTTGCCATTGTTTCCGGCCCGGCATTTTTATTGCAATGGCTGTTCAGTTCGGCTTTGACCGGCGCGCTATTGCCATTCCAGCCGCTGGTGATTAGTTACCTGATCACCGCAGGCATGTTTCCGCTGGTGGCCTGGGTTCTGGTGCGCATTCAAAACGGGCTTCTGCGCAACCTTTAA
- the mreC gene encoding rod shape-determining protein MreC: protein MAQHTGPQQRIFSPIRTALHRFAFILLIVSCFALMLLGKADTVLIERIRGAAVDLVSPIMSLASRPAASIDDVTSRIESFASLYEENLRLREENRELLAWQQVARNLTYENNRLRELSHYANPPSQHEVSARVIADMGGAFAHSMMISAGTRDGVLKGQAVLSDEGLIGRIADAGYQASRVLLITDINSRIPVMIENSRDRAFLSGDNTDRPLLTFLTADATVAPGDRVLTSGHGGAFPPGIPVGIVSSVSENAVRVAPLFRRHQVEYLRVVNYGLAGILKDPDALHSMPHLDQGRQTIRGIELPTGVGVGPVPSGEDGTDQPDQPVFNAPPSGSAGSRP, encoded by the coding sequence GTGGCTCAACATACTGGTCCACAACAGCGCATTTTTTCGCCGATCCGTACGGCACTCCACAGGTTTGCGTTCATTCTGCTGATTGTTTCGTGTTTTGCCCTGATGTTGCTGGGCAAGGCCGACACGGTTTTGATCGAACGTATCCGCGGGGCTGCCGTTGATCTGGTTTCACCGATCATGAGCCTGGCCTCCCGCCCGGCTGCCAGTATCGATGACGTGACCAGCCGCATCGAAAGTTTTGCCAGCCTTTATGAAGAAAACCTGCGTCTGCGCGAAGAAAACCGCGAATTGCTGGCATGGCAGCAGGTGGCACGTAACCTGACCTACGAAAACAACCGCCTGCGCGAGCTGAGCCATTACGCCAACCCGCCGTCACAGCACGAAGTCAGCGCGCGTGTTATCGCCGACATGGGCGGTGCCTTTGCCCATAGCATGATGATCAGTGCTGGCACCCGTGATGGTGTGCTGAAAGGCCAGGCTGTTCTTTCCGACGAAGGACTGATCGGGCGCATTGCCGATGCCGGTTATCAGGCATCGCGCGTTCTTTTGATCACCGATATCAATTCGCGCATCCCCGTCATGATCGAAAACAGCCGCGACCGCGCTTTTCTTTCGGGCGATAATACCGACCGGCCCCTTCTGACCTTTCTGACTGCCGATGCCACTGTCGCACCGGGTGACCGTGTTTTGACATCCGGCCATGGTGGTGCTTTCCCGCCGGGTATTCCCGTTGGCATCGTTTCATCGGTGTCGGAAAATGCCGTGCGCGTTGCGCCGCTGTTCCGCCGCCATCAGGTTGAATATCTGCGTGTTGTCAATTACGGGCTGGCAGGCATCCTTAAGGACCCGGACGCATTGCATTCCATGCCGCATCTTGACCAGGGCCGCCAGACCATTCGCGGGATCGAACTTCCAACCGGTGTGGGTGTTGGTCCTGTCCCCTCGGGCGAGGACGGCACAGACCAGCCTGACCAGCCCGTTTTCAATGCTCCGCCATCAGGTAGCGCAGGCAGCCGACCGTGA
- the mrdA gene encoding penicillin-binding protein 2, with product MFTRRAIMLGAGQGVLLTGLAARMYYLQVMESDRYSTLADENRISHRLLPPPRGIITDRFGAPLAVNRQNYHILIVREQTPDVRKTLTVLSQIIEIEPETIDRVENDVQRRRSFVPVTVRDNLTWDEVARVGVNAPDLPGIIIDAGRSRDYPEGPHLAHTLGYVAAVAEKELTGDPLLELPGFRIGKSGIEKTYDMSLRGRAGTSQVEVNALGRVIRELDREEGQSGETVVLTLDIELQRFANQRLSEYESAAAVVMDVYNGDVLAMSSHPTYDPNSFTNGISHKLWESLINNEYSPLSNKAINGTYSPGSTFKTCVALAALEAGVVTPEQRFFCPGHLDLGNARFHCWKRGGHGWVNMHDSMKHSCDVYYYEVSQKLGIDKIAAMAKRLGLGDPTGVDLPSERSGLIPTREWKETQLGKRWQGGETLICSIGQGYVLTTPLQLATMVARLASGKAVTPHLTRDHVVPEDISARSDSEFPDLGISRQHLNYIRDGMNGVTNEVRGTAYRSRIKIKGLEMAGKTGTSQVRRISMHERQTGVIGNDELPWKYRDHALFIAFAPVENPRYACAVVVEHGGSGSGVAAPIARDLLTRAQELKSSRPGVSAVNIQSASQILRTTTKKQES from the coding sequence ATGTTTACCCGTCGCGCCATCATGCTTGGCGCTGGACAGGGCGTATTGCTGACCGGCCTTGCAGCGCGCATGTATTATCTTCAGGTAATGGAAAGCGACCGGTATTCAACACTGGCCGATGAAAACCGCATTTCGCACCGCCTGCTGCCACCGCCACGCGGCATCATCACCGACCGGTTTGGTGCGCCTCTCGCGGTGAACCGGCAGAATTACCATATCCTGATCGTGCGCGAACAAACCCCCGATGTCCGCAAGACATTGACCGTTCTGTCGCAAATCATTGAAATTGAACCGGAAACCATCGACCGCGTTGAAAATGACGTGCAGCGTCGCCGGTCCTTTGTGCCCGTCACCGTGCGCGACAACCTGACATGGGATGAAGTCGCCCGTGTGGGTGTAAATGCGCCTGATCTTCCCGGCATTATCATTGATGCCGGTCGTTCGCGCGACTACCCCGAAGGCCCGCATCTGGCCCATACCCTTGGCTATGTTGCCGCCGTTGCCGAAAAGGAACTGACCGGCGACCCGCTGCTCGAACTGCCCGGTTTTCGCATTGGCAAAAGCGGCATTGAAAAAACCTACGACATGTCGCTGCGCGGGCGTGCAGGCACCAGCCAGGTCGAGGTCAATGCCCTTGGCCGCGTTATTCGCGAACTCGACCGTGAAGAAGGCCAAAGCGGCGAAACCGTTGTTCTGACCCTTGATATAGAATTGCAGCGCTTTGCCAACCAGCGCCTGTCCGAATATGAAAGTGCCGCGGCCGTTGTGATGGATGTCTATAATGGCGACGTGCTTGCCATGTCATCACACCCCACTTACGACCCGAACAGTTTTACCAACGGCATTTCGCACAAGCTGTGGGAAAGCCTGATCAATAACGAATATTCGCCCCTGTCCAACAAGGCGATCAACGGCACCTATTCGCCAGGTTCGACCTTCAAGACATGTGTGGCGCTGGCCGCCCTTGAAGCCGGCGTTGTCACCCCGGAACAGCGTTTCTTCTGCCCCGGCCATCTTGACCTTGGCAATGCCCGTTTCCACTGCTGGAAACGCGGCGGTCATGGCTGGGTCAATATGCATGATTCGATGAAGCATTCCTGCGACGTTTATTATTACGAAGTCTCGCAGAAGCTGGGCATTGATAAAATCGCCGCCATGGCAAAGCGCCTGGGCCTTGGCGACCCGACCGGGGTTGACCTGCCATCTGAACGCAGCGGGCTGATCCCGACGCGCGAATGGAAGGAAACCCAGCTTGGCAAACGCTGGCAGGGGGGTGAAACCCTTATCTGCTCCATCGGCCAGGGGTATGTGCTGACCACGCCTTTGCAACTGGCAACGATGGTGGCCCGCCTGGCGTCGGGCAAGGCCGTAACGCCGCACCTGACCCGCGACCATGTCGTCCCCGAAGACATTTCAGCCCGCAGTGATTCCGAATTCCCCGATCTGGGCATTTCGCGCCAGCACCTGAATTACATTCGCGATGGCATGAATGGTGTAACCAACGAAGTACGCGGCACGGCCTATCGCTCGCGTATCAAAATCAAGGGGTTGGAAATGGCGGGTAAAACCGGTACCAGCCAGGTGCGCCGCATTTCCATGCATGAACGCCAGACTGGCGTTATCGGCAACGACGAACTGCCATGGAAATACCGTGACCACGCCCTTTTCATCGCCTTTGCCCCGGTTGAAAACCCGCGTTATGCCTGTGCTGTTGTGGTCGAACACGGGGGTTCTGGTTCCGGTGTGGCTGCGCCAATCGCGCGTGACCTATTAACCCGCGCCCAGGAACTCAAATCCAGCCGCCCCGGTGTTTCGGCTGTCAATATCCAGTCGGCCTCACAGATTTTGCGCACGACCACGAAAAAACAGGAAAGCTAA
- a CDS encoding DUF7218 family protein yields the protein MVKDHGPSIKDDETYQRLRDEGASKEKAARIANAGTQASKKGGKHPPYEEWTRDDLYAQARKVGIDGRSDMTKDQLIRALRTH from the coding sequence TTGGTTAAGGATCATGGGCCGTCGATAAAGGATGATGAAACCTATCAACGCCTGCGAGACGAGGGTGCCAGCAAGGAAAAGGCAGCCCGTATTGCCAATGCCGGTACGCAAGCCAGCAAAAAGGGTGGCAAACACCCGCCTTACGAAGAATGGACCCGCGATGATTTGTATGCGCAGGCCAGAAAGGTTGGCATTGATGGCCGCTCGGATATGACCAAGGACCAACTGATCAGGGCGCTGCGCACTCATTAG
- a CDS encoding sensor domain-containing diguanylate cyclase, with amino-acid sequence MQAPSGAAKKEDLGKLRPGSSLFARQLRWGLLIALCLGILIMLYQGISDYRSLLNVYDQTNERVINSTLAVAGTAVQERDMELANAVTYSAMVQRSVASVRLITLDGKVLAEQHRDLSALPQSMWTDSLFGGTVTQNIPLYAPSTDLLDRIAVGELEITFSPHVYIAALYGRVEISFIGVFVFALAMTFAAVGVTYFIVTKPLLELIGYMVKVNPTDTKKSLPLPPPYRHDDEIQLLGSSMIGLFALIRSKVEKLANVTEELKSTNLSLETRVEQRTHELNQAVEKLELLAATDPLTGLANRRALMGRLKNAIAVWKRRGTRVGIIILDLDHFKTLNDTYGHQTGDMVLKSLAAVFGRVLRETDLPARVGGEEFAVLISDEDENGLSTVAERLRKAISEDVINANGTTIHYTASLGIACLPVKSDLDMGDGDGIEGLLRQAREVESIIDQLYSLADKALYAAKEKGRNRWELGDPPANFPLAGE; translated from the coding sequence GTGCAAGCACCATCCGGCGCAGCGAAAAAGGAAGATTTGGGTAAGCTCAGACCTGGCAGTTCGCTTTTTGCGCGTCAGCTTCGCTGGGGCCTTTTGATCGCTTTGTGCCTTGGTATCCTGATTATGCTTTATCAGGGGATATCTGATTATCGTTCCCTGTTAAATGTTTATGACCAGACCAACGAACGTGTCATCAATTCCACGCTTGCAGTTGCCGGTACGGCCGTGCAGGAACGCGATATGGAACTGGCAAATGCCGTGACCTATAGCGCGATGGTGCAGCGTTCTGTGGCATCGGTTCGTCTTATCACGCTCGATGGCAAGGTTCTGGCCGAACAGCACCGTGACCTGTCGGCATTACCGCAAAGCATGTGGACCGATAGCCTGTTTGGCGGCACGGTAACGCAGAATATTCCGCTTTATGCACCCTCGACCGACCTTTTGGACCGTATTGCGGTGGGCGAGCTTGAAATTACATTTTCCCCGCATGTCTATATTGCGGCCCTCTATGGCCGGGTTGAGATTTCGTTTATCGGGGTGTTTGTGTTTGCGCTGGCAATGACCTTTGCCGCCGTTGGTGTGACCTATTTTATCGTTACCAAACCGTTGCTGGAACTGATTGGCTATATGGTCAAGGTCAACCCGACGGATACGAAAAAGTCCCTGCCTTTGCCGCCGCCTTACCGGCATGACGATGAAATCCAGTTGCTGGGATCGTCCATGATCGGGCTGTTCGCCCTGATCCGCAGCAAGGTTGAAAAGCTTGCCAATGTTACCGAAGAACTGAAATCAACCAATCTCAGCCTGGAAACGCGGGTCGAACAGCGTACCCACGAGCTTAACCAGGCTGTTGAAAAGCTGGAATTACTGGCCGCGACCGACCCGCTGACCGGCCTGGCCAACCGCCGTGCCCTGATGGGCCGGTTGAAAAATGCTATTGCCGTTTGGAAACGGCGCGGGACGCGGGTGGGGATCATCATCCTCGATCTTGATCATTTCAAAACCCTGAATGATACCTATGGGCATCAGACGGGGGATATGGTGCTTAAATCGCTGGCTGCGGTGTTTGGCCGTGTGCTGCGCGAAACGGACCTTCCTGCCCGGGTTGGCGGTGAAGAATTTGCCGTTCTGATCAGTGATGAAGATGAAAACGGCCTTTCCACCGTTGCCGAACGTTTGCGCAAGGCGATTTCCGAAGACGTGATCAATGCGAATGGCACCACCATTCATTATACCGCCAGCCTTGGTATTGCCTGCCTGCCGGTGAAGTCGGACCTTGATATGGGCGATGGCGATGGCATTGAAGGGCTTCTGCGCCAGGCGCGCGAAGTCGAAAGCATTATTGACCAGCTTTATTCCCTTGCCGACAAAGCCCTTTATGCCGCCAAGGAAAAAGGCCGTAATCGCTGGGAGCTTGGGGACCCACCTGCGAATTTCCCGCTGGCTGGCGAATAA
- a CDS encoding ABC transporter substrate-binding protein, with translation MVLRTIGALLTGVILSAGCGQALAETAHMPRVAFINPGFGSKGFWKDVSETMHAAAKQFGFEIVEFDSDRQWPLMAQNANRVFAMDPPPDYIIASNEHQQGGRIIIEANTRHIPIFMLLNDLTDEQKARLGHAGGKKLPYWIATLTPDNKKAGYDIARSLVVADEKLHPDETDRDICLLSLTGDWNTPASLDRIAGLDLALADFPVLDEKRRLVANWSYDEAYKRTAGWLPEGCLDAVWAANDDIARGAIAAIEDTGKVAGKDVVVGGLNWSAQGLKLVKEGKMTMTHGGHFLAGAWIMVMLNDFHNGVDLQGKGPNYSFPMQAITRDNVDLFQEKFGKRDWNIVDFTTFSLSGREKDGATYQFDLKHLFAAIKPDR, from the coding sequence ATGGTACTGCGAACAATTGGCGCGCTGCTGACAGGGGTCATTCTGTCGGCTGGTTGCGGACAGGCGCTGGCTGAAACAGCGCATATGCCGCGCGTTGCCTTTATCAACCCAGGATTTGGCAGCAAAGGCTTCTGGAAAGACGTCAGCGAAACCATGCATGCTGCGGCAAAGCAGTTCGGTTTTGAAATTGTCGAATTTGACAGCGATCGCCAGTGGCCCCTGATGGCGCAAAATGCCAATCGCGTTTTTGCCATGGACCCGCCGCCAGATTACATCATCGCCTCGAACGAGCATCAGCAGGGTGGCCGCATCATCATCGAGGCCAATACCCGCCACATCCCGATTTTCATGCTGCTAAATGACCTGACGGACGAGCAAAAGGCCCGCCTGGGCCATGCGGGTGGTAAAAAGCTGCCTTACTGGATTGCCACCCTGACACCCGATAATAAAAAGGCGGGTTATGATATTGCCCGGTCGCTGGTGGTGGCGGATGAAAAACTGCATCCTGATGAAACAGATCGCGATATTTGCCTGCTGTCATTGACCGGGGACTGGAACACGCCAGCATCGCTGGACCGCATTGCCGGGCTGGACCTTGCATTGGCGGATTTCCCCGTGCTTGATGAAAAGCGCCGGCTGGTTGCCAACTGGTCCTATGACGAGGCCTATAAACGCACGGCAGGCTGGCTGCCCGAAGGGTGCCTGGATGCCGTTTGGGCCGCAAATGACGATATTGCACGTGGTGCAATTGCCGCAATTGAGGATACAGGCAAGGTCGCAGGCAAAGATGTTGTGGTGGGGGGCTTGAATTGGTCGGCCCAAGGTCTGAAATTGGTGAAAGAGGGAAAAATGACCATGACCCATGGTGGCCACTTTCTGGCCGGGGCGTGGATTATGGTTATGTTGAATGACTTTCACAACGGGGTTGATCTGCAAGGCAAGGGGCCAAATTATTCATTTCCCATGCAGGCAATTACCCGTGATAACGTAGACCTGTTTCAGGAGAAGTTTGGCAAGCGCGACTGGAATATTGTGGACTTCACGACTTTTTCCCTGTCTGGCAGGGAAAAGGACGGCGCGACTTACCAGTTTGATCTGAAACACCTGTTTGCCGCGATAAAACCTGACCGATGA
- the rodA gene encoding rod shape-determining protein RodA, producing the protein MAARYRIGQDPDYVPLGRRLLLMNWTLVLLLAILSCIGFAMLYSAANGSLQPWAERQMMRFAAGMVLMILIALTDVRVWLRMSYAAYVISLILLVGVEIKGDIGMGAQRWINLGFFQLQPSELMKISLVLALARYFHGLTIEETGRIPLLIPPLLMVLAPAALVLRQPDLGTALLLVAGGGVIFWLSGVRMWKFAIILGGALAAIPIGWQFLRDYQKNRVLTFLNPENDPLGAGYHITQSKIALGSGGLFGKGFMLGSQSHLNFLPEKQTDFIFTMLGEEFGLVGGIALLLLYTLVIVYGYVIALRCANQFGRLVAIGVTTTFFLYVFINIAMVMGLIPVVGVPLPLVSYGGTVMMTILVSFGLLMSISIHRDVRISRQGNDDGRH; encoded by the coding sequence ATGGCAGCCCGCTACCGTATCGGCCAGGACCCCGATTATGTGCCATTGGGGCGCCGTCTGTTATTGATGAACTGGACGCTGGTTCTGCTGCTGGCCATTCTATCCTGCATCGGTTTTGCCATGCTTTATTCGGCTGCCAATGGGTCGCTGCAGCCCTGGGCCGAACGGCAGATGATGCGTTTTGCTGCCGGTATGGTCCTTATGATCCTGATCGCGCTAACCGATGTGCGGGTATGGCTGCGTATGTCCTATGCCGCCTATGTGATATCGCTGATCCTGCTGGTGGGTGTGGAAATCAAAGGCGATATCGGCATGGGGGCGCAACGCTGGATCAATCTGGGTTTTTTTCAGCTTCAGCCCTCTGAACTTATGAAAATCTCGCTGGTGCTGGCACTTGCACGCTATTTTCATGGCCTGACGATCGAGGAAACGGGCCGTATTCCCCTGCTGATCCCGCCCCTGTTAATGGTGCTGGCCCCGGCGGCTCTGGTTTTGCGCCAGCCGGACCTGGGCACGGCCCTGCTGCTGGTTGCGGGTGGTGGTGTCATCTTCTGGCTATCAGGCGTGCGGATGTGGAAATTTGCCATCATTCTGGGCGGGGCGCTGGCCGCCATTCCCATTGGCTGGCAATTCCTGCGCGATTACCAGAAAAACCGTGTCCTTACATTCCTCAACCCGGAAAATGACCCCTTAGGCGCCGGTTACCACATTACCCAGTCCAAAATCGCGCTGGGTTCTGGCGGGTTGTTTGGCAAGGGCTTCATGCTGGGTTCGCAAAGCCATCTTAACTTCCTGCCCGAAAAACAAACCGACTTTATCTTCACCATGCTGGGCGAAGAATTTGGTCTGGTGGGTGGTATTGCCCTGCTTTTGCTCTACACGCTGGTCATTGTTTATGGCTATGTCATTGCCCTGCGCTGTGCCAACCAGTTTGGCCGGCTTGTGGCAATTGGCGTAACAACCACCTTCTTCTTATATGTCTTCATCAATATCGCCATGGTGATGGGGCTTATCCCCGTGGTGGGCGTGCCGCTGCCACTGGTATCCTATGGCGGCACAGTGATGATGACGATCCTTGTCAGCTTTGGCCTGCTCATGAGCATCAGCATCCACCGCGATGTGCGTATCTCGCGGCAGGGCAATGATGACGGGCGGCATTAA
- a CDS encoding nicotinate phosphoribosyltransferase, which yields MTSIALSAAVTTDPLCNILLNVDSYKASHPYQYPPETTHIYSYIESRGGKWDRAVFFGLQMFLKEYLIKPITQAMIDDAESFWQAHGEPFYREGWQHILDAHQGYLPVKICAVPEGSIIPTGNVMLSVINTDPKCFWLTSALETALLRAVWYPTTVATNSWQCKQVIAKYLDQTSDDVGQIAFKLHDFGARGVSSLESAAIGGVAHLVNFMGTDTVSGVLAARKYYGEEMAGFSIPAAEHSTMTSWGRDHEADAYRNMIRQFGGAGKLVAVVSDSYDLYHAVDHIWGEELRQEVIDSGATIVVRPDSGDPATVPVDCVIRLGEKFGYSTNAKGYRVLAPCVRVIQGDGINIDTIGAILKNLADQGWAADNIAFGMGGGLLQQLNRDTLKFAMKCSAAKVGGNWIDVYKDPVTDHGKLSKRGRLGLVLRDGVYQTVSEDEAGENTLLEPVFCNGKLLRDWTFAEIRARADKAE from the coding sequence ATGACTTCGATCGCCCTATCTGCCGCCGTAACGACGGATCCGCTGTGCAATATCCTGCTAAATGTGGATAGCTACAAAGCCAGCCATCCCTATCAATACCCGCCAGAAACCACCCATATTTACAGCTATATCGAAAGCCGGGGTGGCAAGTGGGATCGTGCGGTGTTTTTTGGTTTGCAGATGTTTCTGAAAGAATATCTGATCAAACCCATTACCCAGGCGATGATCGATGACGCCGAAAGCTTCTGGCAGGCGCATGGCGAGCCCTTTTACCGGGAAGGCTGGCAACATATCCTTGATGCGCATCAGGGATATTTGCCGGTAAAGATTTGCGCGGTGCCCGAAGGCAGCATCATCCCGACCGGGAATGTCATGCTTAGCGTGATTAACACTGACCCCAAATGTTTCTGGCTGACATCGGCGCTGGAAACGGCTTTGTTGCGTGCGGTCTGGTATCCGACAACGGTTGCCACCAATTCGTGGCAGTGCAAACAGGTGATCGCCAAATATCTGGATCAGACATCGGATGATGTTGGGCAGATCGCATTCAAGCTGCATGATTTTGGCGCACGCGGTGTTTCCAGCCTGGAAAGTGCCGCCATTGGCGGTGTTGCCCATCTGGTTAATTTCATGGGCACCGATACGGTTAGCGGTGTTCTGGCCGCGCGCAAATATTACGGCGAGGAAATGGCCGGTTTTTCCATTCCTGCGGCCGAACATTCAACCATGACATCCTGGGGGCGTGACCACGAGGCTGATGCCTATCGCAATATGATCCGCCAGTTTGGCGGGGCAGGGAAGCTGGTGGCGGTCGTTTCTGACAGCTATGACCTGTATCATGCGGTTGATCATATCTGGGGCGAGGAACTGCGCCAGGAAGTGATTGATAGCGGGGCGACCATTGTTGTGCGCCCGGATTCAGGCGACCCCGCGACGGTCCCGGTGGATTGCGTTATTCGTCTGGGCGAAAAATTTGGCTATAGCACCAATGCCAAAGGCTACAGGGTGCTGGCCCCCTGTGTTCGGGTTATCCAGGGTGATGGCATTAATATTGATACTATCGGTGCGATTTTGAAAAACCTCGCCGATCAGGGCTGGGCAGCGGATAATATTGCCTTTGGCATGGGCGGTGGCCTGCTTCAGCAGCTTAACCGCGATACCCTGAAATTCGCCATGAAATGCTCGGCCGCCAAGGTTGGCGGCAACTGGATCGATGTCTACAAAGACCCGGTCACGGATCATGGCAAACTTAGTAAACGCGGGCGTTTGGGGCTTGTTCTGCGTGATGGTGTCTATCAAACCGTTTCGGAAGACGAAGCCGGTGAAAACACCCTGCTGGAACCGGTTTTCTGCAATGGTAAATTGCTGCGGGACTGGACTTTTGCCGAAATCCGCGCGCGTGCCGATAAGGCGGAATAA